One window of the Primulina eburnea isolate SZY01 chromosome 18, ASM2296580v1, whole genome shotgun sequence genome contains the following:
- the LOC140819691 gene encoding U-box domain-containing protein 45 has protein sequence MEEEEEEAMLNKEEEEDDDEEDYNIVKFQNSPLRNRAIMVDEVAWRLKNGDLMMRIEAAKEVRKMVRKSSNSNSKSAVRCRFAASGAIEPLVSMLNNWFPLSAREAALLALLNLAARNLRNKTRIVSLGAVPPLVELLKCQTGNLRELAGAAILALSSAASNKPTIAASGAASLLVEVLCSGSVQGKVDAVTALYNLSISEEGPKLIVDVKAVPPLIHLLKECKKYFKFAEKTTFLLEIFSSSEEGRMAITNVDGGILTLVETVEDGSSISMEHAVGVLLSLCRSCRDKYRELILNEGAIPGLLRLTAEGTSVAQERARTLLDLLRYSPPESRLTSSELERIVYDFTVHVDGTDKAVETAKRLLQGIVRKSMELSFSRVKIRASSCTPSKIQST, from the exons atggaggaggaggaggaggaggcaATGCTCAACAAGGAGGAAGAAGAAGACGACGACGAAGAAGATTACAATATTGTCAAATTCCAGAATTCGCCGCTCAGAAATCGGGCGATTATGGTGGACGAGGTTGCTTGGAGGCTCAAGAATGGAGATCTGATGATGAGAATCGAGGCCGCCAAAGAAGTCAGGAAGATGGTGAGAAAGTCCTCCAATTCCAACTCCAAGTCCGCTGTGCGCTGTCGCTTCGCCGCTTCTGGGGCGATTGAGCCGCTCGTCTCTATGCTCAACAATTGGTTCCCTCTATCCGCTCGCGAGGCTGCTCTGCTCGCGCTTCTCAATCTCGCCGCTCGTAATTTGAG AAACAAGACCAGAATAGTTTCGTTGGGTGCTGTTCCACCTCTTGTGGAGCTCCTCAAATGTCAAACTGGCAATTTGAGAGAATTAGCAGGTGCGGCTATTCTGGCGCTGTCATCTGCTGCATCAAATAAACCAACAATAGCTGCTTCTGGGGCTGCTTCTTTGCTTGTGGAAGTCCTTTGCTCTGGAAGTGTGCAAGGAAAAGTTGATGCAGTCACGGCCCTGTACAATCTTTCAATCTCCGAAGAGGGGCCAAAGCTGATTGTTGATGTTAAAGCAGTTCCCCCTCTGATACACCTACTAAAGGAGTGCAAGAAGTACTTCAAGTTCGCGGAGAAAACTACTTTCCTACTTGAGATCTTCTCTAGTTCCGAGGAGGGAAGAATGGCAATTACCAATGTAGATGGTGGGATTTTAACTTTAGTCGAAACTGTCGAAGATGGATCCTCTATTAGCATGGAACACGCAGTTGGAGTTTTACTATCCTTGTGCCGAAGCTGCCGTGATAAATATAGGGAGCTTATTCTAAATGAAGGTGCTATACCCGGTCTTCTACGTTTAACAGCAGAGGGGACTTCAGTAGCTCAAGAGAGAGCTCGAACTCTTTTGGATTTGCTTAGGTATTCACCTCCCGAAAGTAGATTGACCTCCTCTGAGTTGGAGAGGATTGTTTACGACTTCACTGTGCATGTTGATGGAACAGATAAAGCCGTCGAGACTGCCAAGAGACTATTACAAGGCATAGTTCGAAAGAGCATGGAGCTCAGCTTCAGCCGTGTAAAGATCCGCGCTTCATCTTGCACCCCATCAAAGATTCAATCTACTTGA